The following coding sequences lie in one Streptomyces xiamenensis genomic window:
- a CDS encoding LytR/AlgR family response regulator transcription factor — MTGRQGLRVLVVEDEGATRRELVQVLHAVEGVDGVLAADSGETAVRLLGTEGFDAVFLDVSMPGLSGVEVGRVLNMLSEPPVLVFVTASEAHREEAGEMGAVDYLLKPVRDERLAEAVARVRAARRPEPAADELAVVRIDTGRHIFFVRRDDVYFVEAHGDYVRLHTGGGVHLIRLALSHLESVWGPAGFVRVHRGYLVAIHWVRDLRAGSSSGLLAHTPAGDVPVSRRHARALKERLLSAVREGS; from the coding sequence ATGACCGGGCGGCAGGGGCTGCGGGTGCTGGTCGTGGAGGACGAGGGCGCCACCCGGCGCGAGCTGGTCCAGGTGCTGCACGCCGTCGAGGGGGTCGACGGCGTCCTGGCCGCGGACAGCGGGGAGACCGCCGTCCGGCTGCTGGGCACCGAGGGGTTCGACGCGGTCTTCCTCGACGTCTCCATGCCGGGGCTCAGCGGCGTCGAGGTGGGCCGGGTGCTCAACATGCTCTCCGAGCCGCCCGTCCTCGTCTTCGTCACCGCCTCCGAGGCGCACCGCGAAGAGGCCGGGGAGATGGGCGCCGTCGACTATCTGCTCAAGCCGGTGCGCGACGAGCGGCTGGCCGAGGCCGTCGCCCGGGTCCGCGCCGCCCGGCGGCCCGAGCCGGCCGCCGACGAGCTGGCGGTGGTGCGGATCGACACCGGGCGGCACATCTTCTTCGTGCGGCGCGACGACGTCTACTTCGTGGAGGCGCACGGCGACTACGTACGGCTGCACACCGGCGGCGGAGTGCATCTGATCCGGCTGGCGCTCTCCCACCTGGAGTCCGTGTGGGGCCCGGCCGGCTTCGTACGGGTGCACCGGGGGTACCTCGTCGCGATCCACTGGGTGCGCGACCTGCGGGCCGGTTCCTCCTCCGGGCTGCTGGCGCACACCCCGGCCGGGGACGTACCGGTGAGCCGCCGGCACGCCCGCGCGCTCAAGGAACGGCTGCTGTCGGCCGTGCGTGAGGGTTCGTGA
- a CDS encoding sensor histidine kinase, with protein sequence MVRWRRWGRGVAGGDVVRVLEGVRGVDSGLRDGLYGRGTGRAVRRLRGLLGAEVVVLADLDGPVASAGTAGEGVREVLALAYEQGGAVQRGPWAAVPLLVAGELSGALVMRGGAEEALAPVGALVARSLDHAALRRARGRIAQADLRTLRAQISPHFLHNALAVIGARIRTEPERARELLHDFADYLRYSFAVRGDYATVADELQAVQTYLELQRARFDDRMELMVRMAPDILAVAIPFLVIQPLVENAVRHGLEPKTGTGGISVSGFAEGPLCVIEVEDDGVGMDPEFAQGVLAGTGPPSRSVGLANVDQRLRAVYGAEYGLVIETAPGNGTKVVVRVPRFRRGVVTG encoded by the coding sequence ATGGTGCGATGGCGCAGGTGGGGCCGGGGGGTGGCGGGGGGCGATGTGGTGCGGGTGCTGGAGGGCGTACGGGGGGTCGACTCCGGGCTGCGCGACGGCCTGTACGGGCGGGGGACCGGGCGCGCCGTGCGCCGGCTGCGCGGGCTGCTGGGCGCCGAGGTGGTGGTGCTCGCCGACCTCGACGGACCGGTGGCCTCCGCCGGGACGGCGGGGGAGGGGGTGCGGGAGGTCCTCGCGCTCGCGTACGAGCAGGGCGGCGCCGTCCAGCGCGGTCCGTGGGCGGCGGTGCCCCTGCTGGTGGCCGGGGAACTGTCGGGGGCGCTGGTGATGCGCGGCGGCGCGGAGGAAGCACTCGCCCCGGTGGGCGCGCTGGTGGCGCGCTCCCTCGACCACGCCGCGCTGCGCCGCGCCCGGGGCCGGATAGCCCAGGCCGATCTGCGCACGCTGCGCGCCCAGATCTCGCCGCACTTCCTGCACAACGCGCTGGCCGTCATCGGGGCCCGGATCCGCACCGAGCCGGAACGGGCCAGGGAGTTGCTGCACGACTTCGCCGACTACCTGCGCTACAGCTTCGCGGTCCGGGGCGACTACGCCACCGTCGCCGACGAGTTGCAGGCCGTACAGACCTATCTCGAACTCCAGCGCGCCCGGTTCGACGACCGGATGGAACTCATGGTGCGGATGGCCCCCGACATCCTCGCCGTCGCCATCCCCTTCCTGGTGATCCAGCCGCTGGTCGAGAACGCCGTACGGCACGGCCTGGAACCCAAGACCGGCACCGGCGGCATATCGGTCTCCGGATTCGCCGAGGGACCGCTGTGCGTCATCGAGGTGGAGGACGACGGGGTGGGGATGGATCCGGAGTTCGCCCAGGGGGTACTGGCCGGGACCGGCCCGCCCAGCCGCAGCGTCGGGCTCGCCAACGTCGACCAGCGGCTGCGGGCCGTCTACGGCGCCGAGTACGGCCTCGTCATCGAGACCGCCCCCGGCAACGGCACCAAGGTCGTGGTCCGGGTGCCCCGGTTCCGCCGCGGGGTGGTGACCGGATGA
- a CDS encoding acyl carrier protein — MIATDVVSQLLVQRFGVAAARIGDETPLAALGLDSLALEELRLLIEDRLDIDLETVELTPRDTVGRLVAVVGQEAVA, encoded by the coding sequence TTGATCGCAACAGATGTGGTGAGCCAGCTGCTGGTTCAGCGATTCGGGGTCGCCGCGGCCAGAATCGGCGACGAGACGCCGCTCGCCGCGCTCGGCCTGGATTCCCTCGCCCTGGAGGAGCTGCGCCTGCTGATCGAGGACCGGCTGGACATCGATCTGGAGACGGTGGAGCTGACGCCGCGCGACACCGTGGGGAGACTGGTCGCCGTCGTCGGGCAGGAAGCCGTCGCCTGA
- a CDS encoding beta-ketoacyl-[acyl-carrier-protein] synthase family protein, whose amino-acid sequence MPGRQPPFEAAVTGLGLVTAAGAGAKATWHAVAGGAPPEGVHRPAELAELPCDFMYLNTGLDPAAVLGTAALRLMDRFTQLAVIAAREAVADAGLDPAAWDGARVAVVIGSAHGGLPFYDEQHTVLASRGTRRVSPKLAPLTVVNGAASGVVADLGALGPSLAVSTACSSGTVALGTAHQMLRSGACDIVVAGGAESVLSRLLIASACRLRAVSTRRSDPATACRPFDADRDGFVVGEGAGLLVLERPEHARARGAAVRAVVRGYGASSDACSVVAPDPEGAGIERALRTALADADLAGSDVDHVNAHGTSTVLNDLIEGHALSRVLGDRPLVTSTKAVTGHTLGAAGGIETALTVLALEEQTVPPTVNLTTPDPGLPPGLDLVRGSARRAHLRCAVKTSLGFGGHNAALVLTRD is encoded by the coding sequence ATGCCGGGCCGGCAGCCGCCGTTCGAGGCGGCGGTCACGGGGCTCGGCCTGGTGACCGCGGCCGGTGCGGGGGCGAAGGCGACGTGGCACGCGGTCGCCGGCGGGGCGCCTCCGGAGGGTGTTCACCGGCCTGCCGAGCTGGCCGAGCTGCCCTGCGACTTCATGTACCTGAACACCGGCCTGGACCCGGCCGCGGTGCTCGGGACGGCGGCGCTGCGGCTGATGGACCGCTTCACGCAGCTGGCGGTGATCGCCGCCCGCGAGGCGGTGGCCGACGCCGGCCTGGACCCGGCCGCGTGGGACGGGGCCCGGGTGGCCGTGGTCATCGGCTCCGCGCACGGCGGTCTGCCGTTCTACGACGAGCAGCACACCGTCCTGGCCTCCCGGGGAACCCGGCGGGTGTCGCCCAAGCTGGCGCCGCTGACCGTGGTCAACGGCGCGGCCTCCGGCGTGGTCGCGGACCTGGGGGCGCTGGGCCCCAGCCTGGCCGTGTCCACCGCCTGCTCCTCGGGCACCGTGGCGCTGGGCACCGCGCACCAGATGCTGCGCTCGGGCGCCTGCGACATCGTCGTCGCCGGCGGCGCCGAGTCGGTGCTCTCCCGGCTGCTGATCGCCAGCGCCTGCCGGCTGAGGGCGGTCTCCACCCGGCGCTCGGACCCGGCCACGGCCTGCCGCCCCTTCGACGCGGACCGGGACGGGTTCGTGGTGGGCGAGGGGGCGGGGCTGCTGGTGCTGGAGCGCCCGGAGCACGCGCGGGCGCGCGGGGCCGCCGTACGCGCCGTGGTACGGGGCTACGGCGCCTCCTCCGACGCCTGCTCGGTGGTGGCTCCCGACCCGGAGGGCGCGGGCATCGAGCGGGCCCTGCGCACCGCGCTGGCGGACGCGGACCTGGCGGGCTCCGACGTGGACCATGTGAACGCGCACGGCACCTCGACGGTGCTGAACGACCTCATCGAGGGCCACGCCCTGTCCCGGGTGCTGGGTGACCGGCCGCTGGTGACCTCCACCAAGGCCGTCACCGGGCACACCCTGGGCGCCGCGGGCGGCATCGAGACCGCGCTGACCGTCCTGGCCCTGGAGGAGCAGACGGTTCCCCCGACCGTCAATCTCACGACGCCCGACCCCGGCCTCCCGCCCGGCCTCGACCTGGTCCGCGGCTCCGCCCGCCGGGCCCATCTGCGGTGCGCGGTGAAGACCTCGCTCGGCTTCGGGGGCCACAACGCCGCGCTCGTCCTGACCCGTGACTGA
- a CDS encoding alpha/beta fold hydrolase, with protein sequence MPDEVIRSLTVSGVPYTYRLLRRSGHGSGPRTQPVLVIGGALQGMGGWQQLENVLGPVADVVTADLPGMGGAAPLPPGPSHDLLCRALEGILDDLRYERVNVFGFSYGAGLAHGCARRFPHRVARMMLGGVPAHIGDALVRAVRRAQWSLARGDAESFAEQTAAVMLCLDESRHVTRRALAYRYVRRSLLHTARHSPHLGDSLRRALTEPADFSGGPTGVPTLVFSGEHDTVTSAERQRAFAERIGARRFLTIPDADHWVVLERARDTADLAARFFTDRPLTDAPCLRRVPREHGERPAPVPSGAGHR encoded by the coding sequence ATGCCCGACGAGGTGATCCGCTCCCTGACGGTGAGCGGCGTCCCGTACACCTACCGGCTGCTGCGGCGTTCCGGCCACGGCTCCGGCCCCCGTACCCAGCCCGTCCTGGTCATCGGCGGGGCGCTGCAGGGGATGGGCGGCTGGCAGCAGTTGGAGAACGTCCTGGGGCCGGTGGCAGACGTGGTGACCGCGGACCTGCCCGGCATGGGCGGCGCGGCACCGCTGCCGCCCGGGCCCAGCCACGACCTGCTGTGCCGGGCACTGGAGGGCATCCTGGACGATCTGCGCTATGAGCGGGTCAACGTCTTCGGCTTCTCCTACGGGGCGGGCCTGGCCCACGGCTGCGCGCGGCGCTTTCCGCACCGGGTGGCGCGCATGATGCTGGGCGGTGTCCCGGCGCACATCGGTGACGCGCTGGTGCGGGCGGTGCGGCGGGCCCAGTGGTCCCTGGCGCGGGGGGACGCGGAGTCGTTCGCCGAGCAGACCGCGGCCGTGATGCTGTGCCTGGACGAGAGCCGGCACGTGACGCGGCGCGCGCTGGCCTACCGCTACGTACGGCGGTCCCTGCTGCACACCGCCCGGCACTCCCCGCATCTGGGGGACTCGCTGCGGCGCGCCCTGACCGAGCCGGCCGACTTCTCCGGCGGCCCCACCGGCGTCCCGACGCTGGTCTTCAGCGGTGAGCACGACACGGTCACCTCGGCGGAGCGGCAGCGGGCCTTCGCCGAGCGGATCGGCGCCCGCCGCTTCCTCACCATCCCGGACGCCGATCACTGGGTGGTGCTGGAACGCGCCCGGGACACCGCCGACCTGGCGGCCCGCTTCTTCACCGACCGCCCGCTCACCGACGCCCCGTGCCTGCGCCGGGTGCCGCGCGAGCACGGCGAGCGGCCCGCCCCCGTACCGTCCGGGGCGGGCCACCGCTGA
- a CDS encoding ABC transporter substrate-binding protein — MRRTRTRTALVAGAAALCLGITSCGSDDAGAGGSLEAPGPEALEGQDGPVQVEFWHSMDSTNGQVLNGLIDAFNAEHQGEIKVTGSFQGDYDTTLAQHRAAIQQGNTANIVQIFDLGTQFMIDSGQTVPAQSFVDKDSYDTGPIEDALLNYFTVDGQLRSFPFNNSTPLMYINKDAFEEAGLDPEQPPKDLAEIREYAEALTVKGPGGQVERYGFGAAVYGWFIEQFMARAAVPYCDNGNGREGRAEEVLFDDPNVVELVEWWQGMIDDGLAAPLGRNLDDAQSSFTSGRAAMTLESTGAMGGFLEQSSFEVGAGYFPLIHADDPAGSIIGGASLWINGQGHSDAETRASWEFVQFLLTAQSQSVWHAGTGYLSVNTEGYDGPEASERAAEFPQFSVAADQLANSETNINTAGCMMGVMSEARMTAEEAWEEALVTDTPAADALTAATEKLARKIDEYNASVG, encoded by the coding sequence ATGAGAAGAACCCGTACCCGTACGGCGCTGGTGGCCGGCGCCGCGGCGCTGTGTCTGGGCATCACCTCCTGCGGCAGTGACGACGCGGGGGCCGGCGGCTCCCTGGAGGCGCCCGGGCCCGAGGCGCTGGAGGGCCAGGACGGCCCGGTGCAGGTGGAGTTCTGGCACAGCATGGACAGCACCAACGGTCAGGTGCTGAACGGGCTGATCGACGCGTTCAACGCGGAGCACCAGGGCGAGATCAAGGTCACCGGCTCCTTCCAGGGCGACTACGACACCACGCTGGCGCAGCACCGGGCAGCGATCCAGCAGGGCAACACCGCCAACATCGTGCAGATATTCGACCTGGGCACCCAGTTCATGATCGATTCCGGTCAGACGGTGCCCGCCCAGTCATTCGTCGACAAGGACAGCTACGACACGGGCCCGATCGAGGACGCCCTGCTCAACTACTTCACGGTGGACGGGCAGCTGCGGTCCTTCCCGTTCAACAACTCCACCCCGCTCATGTACATCAACAAGGACGCCTTCGAGGAGGCGGGCCTGGACCCGGAGCAGCCGCCGAAGGACCTCGCCGAGATCCGCGAGTACGCCGAGGCGCTGACCGTCAAGGGCCCCGGCGGCCAGGTGGAGCGGTACGGCTTCGGCGCCGCCGTCTACGGCTGGTTCATCGAGCAGTTCATGGCCCGCGCCGCCGTGCCGTACTGCGACAACGGCAACGGCCGCGAGGGCCGAGCCGAGGAGGTGCTCTTCGACGACCCGAACGTGGTGGAGCTCGTCGAGTGGTGGCAGGGCATGATCGACGACGGCCTCGCCGCGCCGCTGGGGCGCAACCTGGACGACGCGCAGTCCTCCTTCACCTCCGGCCGCGCGGCGATGACCCTGGAGTCCACCGGTGCCATGGGCGGCTTCCTGGAGCAGTCCTCCTTCGAGGTGGGCGCCGGATACTTCCCCCTCATCCACGCCGATGACCCGGCCGGCTCGATCATCGGCGGCGCCTCGCTGTGGATCAACGGCCAGGGCCACTCGGACGCCGAGACCCGCGCCTCCTGGGAGTTCGTGCAGTTCCTGCTGACCGCGCAGTCGCAGTCGGTGTGGCACGCCGGCACCGGCTACCTCTCGGTCAACACCGAGGGCTACGACGGCCCCGAGGCCAGCGAGCGGGCCGCCGAGTTCCCGCAGTTCTCGGTGGCCGCCGACCAGCTGGCCAACTCCGAGACCAACATCAACACCGCCGGCTGCATGATGGGCGTCATGTCCGAGGCCCGGATGACCGCCGAGGAAGCCTGGGAAGAGGCCCTGGTCACCGACACCCCCGCGGCCGACGCCCTGACGGCGGCCACGGAGAAGCTGGCCCGGAAGATCGACGAGTACAACGCTTCGGTCGGCTGA
- a CDS encoding carbohydrate ABC transporter permease, protein MSARVVAGRIALYAVLLLALIPVLFPVYYVFAGTFMQPRELATFPPQLVPTGFHLENIQRVLDAVPLTRMYGNSLLMAGIITVAQLVTSALAAYAFVFLRFRFSAVVFALFLSTLMVPSESTIIPNYLTLSDWGLHNTFAGLVLPFLAYAFGTFLLRQSFRQFPTELRDAARVDGMGHLRFIWTVLLPLSKPTLSAVGVYVFITSWNMYFWPLIMTRTTEMQTLQIGLNSLRNAESANPGLWLAGAALSVLPTLALVLFGQRFIVRGLTAGAVK, encoded by the coding sequence ATGAGCGCGCGAGTGGTGGCGGGGCGGATCGCCCTGTACGCGGTGCTGCTGCTGGCCCTGATCCCGGTGCTCTTCCCGGTGTACTACGTGTTCGCCGGAACGTTCATGCAACCCAGGGAACTGGCGACCTTCCCGCCCCAGCTGGTGCCCACCGGGTTCCACCTGGAGAACATCCAGCGGGTGCTGGACGCCGTGCCGCTGACCCGGATGTACGGCAACTCGCTGCTGATGGCCGGGATCATCACGGTGGCGCAGCTGGTCACCTCGGCGCTGGCGGCGTACGCGTTCGTCTTCCTGCGCTTCCGGTTCAGCGCCGTGGTGTTCGCGCTGTTCCTGTCCACGCTGATGGTGCCGTCCGAGTCGACGATCATCCCCAACTATCTGACGCTCTCGGACTGGGGCCTGCACAACACCTTCGCGGGGCTGGTGCTGCCGTTCCTGGCGTACGCCTTCGGCACCTTCCTGCTGCGGCAGAGCTTCCGGCAGTTCCCCACCGAGCTGCGGGACGCGGCCCGGGTGGACGGCATGGGGCATCTGCGCTTCATCTGGACGGTGCTGCTGCCGTTGTCCAAGCCCACCCTCAGCGCGGTGGGCGTCTACGTGTTCATCACCTCCTGGAACATGTACTTCTGGCCGCTGATCATGACGCGCACCACCGAGATGCAGACGCTTCAGATCGGCCTCAACTCCCTGCGCAACGCCGAGTCCGCGAACCCCGGACTCTGGCTGGCCGGCGCCGCCCTGTCGGTGCTCCCCACCCTGGCGCTGGTGCTTTTCGGGCAGCGCTTCATCGTTCGCGGACTCACCGCGGGCGCAGTCAAGTGA
- a CDS encoding carbohydrate ABC transporter permease: MSTSTTKDGRSGGAPPRDRPPRTLLRERRKETLLAWGFLAPSLVVFALFLIYPLGRTVYLSMHGNDIIGRPTRFVGFDHFAELFTADFGKVLVTTLLFTLLVVVPGVLGALAVVLLLESGIRGQRFFRSAFALPFAFSVASASVIFAVFYNPASGVLNGILYELGLGQVKWLNSTEWSLISVSLTTVWMNLGYGVLVLAAGVGSIPREVNEAALLDGATGGRRAWHITVPLLGPQLFFLAVISTINALQSFGQIHILTQGGPVGSTTTLVYSIYQYAFAYGTSDFGRASAQALVLLLMVLCCTALQFGVIERKVHYS; the protein is encoded by the coding sequence GGGGCCCCGCCCCGGGACAGACCGCCGCGCACCCTGCTGCGCGAGCGCCGCAAGGAGACGCTGCTGGCCTGGGGCTTTCTCGCCCCTTCGCTGGTCGTCTTCGCGCTCTTCCTGATCTATCCGCTGGGCCGCACCGTGTATCTGTCGATGCACGGCAACGACATCATCGGCCGGCCCACCCGCTTTGTCGGCTTCGATCACTTCGCCGAGCTCTTCACCGCCGACTTCGGCAAAGTGCTCGTCACCACGCTGCTGTTCACCTTGCTGGTGGTGGTGCCCGGGGTGCTCGGCGCCCTGGCGGTGGTGCTGCTGCTGGAGTCCGGCATCAGGGGGCAGCGGTTCTTCCGCTCCGCCTTCGCGCTGCCGTTCGCCTTCTCGGTGGCCAGCGCCTCGGTCATCTTCGCCGTCTTCTACAACCCGGCGTCCGGGGTGCTCAACGGCATTCTGTACGAGCTGGGCCTGGGCCAGGTGAAGTGGCTCAACTCCACCGAGTGGTCGCTGATCTCGGTCAGCCTCACCACGGTGTGGATGAACCTCGGATACGGCGTACTGGTGCTGGCCGCGGGGGTCGGCTCCATTCCGCGCGAGGTGAACGAGGCCGCGCTGCTGGACGGCGCGACCGGTGGCCGGCGGGCCTGGCACATCACGGTGCCGCTGCTGGGGCCGCAGCTGTTCTTCCTCGCGGTGATCTCCACGATCAACGCGCTGCAGAGCTTCGGCCAGATCCACATCCTCACCCAGGGCGGCCCGGTCGGCTCGACGACCACCCTGGTCTATTCGATCTACCAGTACGCCTTCGCGTACGGCACCAGCGATTTCGGGAGAGCGAGCGCACAGGCGCTGGTGCTGCTGCTGATGGTGCTGTGCTGCACGGCGCTCCAGTTCGGGGTCATCGAGCGGAAGGTGCACTACTCATGA